From one Catenuloplanes nepalensis genomic stretch:
- a CDS encoding cobalamin biosynthesis protein, translating into MTAGDALPADLADPAGTPDPDRATRSCRYAVGVGVRPQTTGDELAGLIDAVLTDREIAPGAVVALATLDRRADHPAVRAVAAARGWPVIGYSAGELGAVATEAAGSPRVQAAVGTPSVAEAAALLAAAEPGGHAAAHLIVTKRTVPTAAVAIAMPSPAAGEESEQ; encoded by the coding sequence GTGACCGCCGGGGACGCCCTTCCGGCTGATCTGGCGGATCCGGCGGGCACGCCGGATCCGGACCGGGCGACCCGGTCGTGCCGCTATGCCGTCGGGGTCGGCGTGCGCCCGCAGACCACCGGGGATGAACTCGCCGGGCTGATCGACGCGGTGCTCACGGACCGGGAGATAGCGCCGGGGGCGGTCGTCGCTCTGGCCACGCTGGACCGCCGCGCCGATCACCCCGCCGTGCGGGCGGTCGCGGCAGCCCGCGGCTGGCCGGTGATCGGCTACTCGGCGGGCGAGCTCGGAGCGGTCGCGACGGAGGCGGCGGGTTCGCCGCGGGTCCAAGCCGCGGTCGGCACTCCCAGCGTCGCCGAGGCCGCCGCCCTGCTGGCCGCCGCCGAGCCCGGCGGCCACGCGGCGGCACACCTGATCGTCACCAAACGCACCGTGCCCACCGCCGCCGTGGCGATCGCGATGCCGAGTCCCGCGGCCGGAGAGGAATCAGAACAGTGA
- a CDS encoding MarR family winged helix-turn-helix transcriptional regulator, with translation MVDEKVNRVDEPVNGWELPLLLFGGFRTLIDALHVELAAQGHPHARPVHGFAMQAIGRSGATGSELGRRLGVSKQAAGKTVDRLIALGYAERADDPHDARRKIIRLTPRGLDCLACSARIFDTLRASWAGRLGPARVADLESALRTVVPADALRVDAPGWLGA, from the coding sequence GTGGTTGACGAAAAGGTAAACCGGGTTGACGAACCTGTCAACGGCTGGGAGCTGCCGCTGCTGCTCTTCGGCGGCTTCCGCACGCTCATCGACGCGCTGCACGTGGAGCTGGCCGCGCAGGGGCATCCGCACGCGCGCCCGGTGCACGGCTTCGCCATGCAGGCGATCGGCCGCAGCGGCGCCACCGGCAGCGAACTCGGCCGCCGACTCGGCGTCTCCAAGCAGGCCGCGGGCAAGACCGTCGACCGCCTGATCGCCCTCGGCTACGCGGAACGCGCCGACGACCCGCACGACGCCCGACGAAAGATCATCCGCCTGACGCCGCGCGGCCTGGACTGCCTGGCGTGCTCCGCCCGCATCTTCGACACGCTCCGCGCGTCCTGGGCCGGCCGGCTGGGCCCGGCCCGCGTCGCCGACCTCGAGTCCGCGCTCCGCACGGTCGTCCCGGCCGACGCCCTCCGCGTCGACGCACCCGGCTGGCTCGGCGCATGA
- the cobO gene encoding cob(I)yrinic acid a,c-diamide adenosyltransferase has translation MPQGKVEVVPDDGLTTRQRRRQPVLAVHTGPGKGKSTAAFGMALRAWSAGWPIVVFQFVKSPKWKVGEETALRALGEVPGGAPVTWHKMGEGWSWIQRPGTERDHAVEAAQGWAQIKKDLAAEAYRFYVLDEFTYPIKWGWVDVDDVVATLRDRPGSQHVVITGRDAHPALLEAADLVTEMTKVKHPMDAGRKGQQGIEW, from the coding sequence ATGCCACAGGGCAAAGTTGAGGTCGTGCCGGACGACGGGCTGACCACGCGCCAGCGCCGCCGGCAACCGGTCCTGGCCGTGCACACCGGGCCGGGCAAGGGCAAGTCCACGGCCGCGTTCGGCATGGCGCTGCGCGCCTGGTCGGCCGGCTGGCCGATCGTGGTGTTCCAGTTCGTGAAGAGTCCGAAGTGGAAGGTCGGCGAGGAGACCGCGCTGCGCGCGCTCGGCGAGGTGCCCGGCGGCGCGCCGGTCACCTGGCACAAGATGGGCGAGGGCTGGTCCTGGATCCAGCGCCCCGGCACCGAGCGCGACCACGCGGTGGAGGCCGCGCAGGGCTGGGCGCAGATCAAGAAGGACCTGGCCGCGGAGGCGTACCGGTTCTACGTGCTGGACGAGTTCACATACCCGATCAAGTGGGGCTGGGTCGACGTCGACGACGTCGTGGCCACGCTCCGGGACCGGCCGGGCAGCCAGCACGTGGTGATCACCGGGCGGGACGCGCACCCCGCGCTGCTCGAAGCCGCCGACCTGGTCACCGAGATGACGAAGGTCAAGCATCCGATGGACGCGGGCCGCAAGGGACAGCAGGGGATCGAATGGTGA
- a CDS encoding VOC family protein, with protein MAIARYPSFVLDCPDPGALARFYGAMLDWKVDDSDPDWAEIRAENGNCINFQRVNSFAAPTWPSQDKPQQMHVDVIVDDLDTAEAAVVGLGAVKHDHQPGTTFRVFLDPAGHPFCLCVN; from the coding sequence ATGGCTATCGCTCGTTACCCCAGCTTCGTGCTCGACTGCCCGGACCCGGGCGCGCTCGCCCGGTTCTACGGCGCCATGCTGGACTGGAAGGTCGACGACTCCGACCCCGACTGGGCCGAGATCCGCGCGGAGAACGGCAACTGCATCAACTTCCAGCGGGTGAACAGTTTCGCGGCGCCGACCTGGCCGAGCCAGGACAAGCCGCAGCAGATGCACGTCGACGTGATCGTGGACGATCTGGACACGGCCGAGGCCGCGGTGGTCGGGCTGGGTGCGGTGAAGCACGACCACCAACCCGGCACCACGTTCCGGGTCTTCCTCGACCCGGCCGGGCATCCGTTCTGCCTCTGCGTCAACTGA
- a CDS encoding cobyrinate a,c-diamide synthase — protein sequence MVSIPRVVIAAPASGHGKTTVATGLLAAFAARGTRVAPFKIGPDYIDPGYHALAAGRPGRNLDAVLAGEDRVAPLFVHGAAGASLAIVEGVMGLYDGRVGEGDFGSTAHVAGLIGAPVILVVDATAQGRSVAAVVHGFRSFSTGVHIGGVILNRVGSDRHESLLREACEEVGAPVLGVLRRHDAVAAPSRHLGLIPAVERRAEASAAVDALAALIASSVDLDEVYALASSAGPLPVEAWSPSEALTGSADGRTADSADGRAAGSATGGARPVIAVAGGAAFSFGYAETTELLAAAGADVVTVDPLHDEKLPEGTRGLVVGGGFPEVYASQLSANASLRNEVSRLAFTGAPVVAECAGLLWLGRTLDDAPMCGVLDIEAAMTPTLTLGYRDAVALADSVIAPAGTRVSGHEFHRTMVSPRSGLLLAPRADAAWAWRGAEPEGFVTENVHASYLHLHWAGQPEIASRLVTAATAVA from the coding sequence ATGGTGAGCATCCCGCGCGTGGTCATCGCCGCGCCCGCGTCCGGGCACGGCAAGACCACGGTGGCGACCGGGCTGCTGGCCGCGTTCGCGGCGCGCGGCACCCGCGTGGCCCCGTTCAAGATCGGGCCGGACTACATCGACCCGGGCTACCACGCGCTCGCGGCCGGGCGGCCCGGGCGCAACCTGGACGCGGTGCTGGCCGGCGAGGACCGCGTCGCGCCACTCTTCGTGCACGGCGCGGCCGGCGCCTCGCTCGCCATCGTGGAGGGCGTCATGGGCCTCTACGACGGGCGTGTGGGCGAGGGCGACTTCGGCTCGACCGCGCACGTGGCCGGGCTGATCGGCGCGCCGGTCATCCTGGTCGTCGACGCGACCGCGCAGGGGCGATCGGTCGCCGCGGTGGTGCACGGCTTCCGGTCGTTCTCCACCGGCGTGCACATCGGCGGTGTGATCCTGAACCGGGTCGGCTCCGACCGGCACGAGTCGCTGCTCCGCGAGGCGTGCGAGGAGGTGGGCGCGCCGGTCCTCGGTGTGCTCCGCCGGCACGACGCGGTCGCGGCGCCGTCCCGGCATCTCGGGCTGATCCCGGCGGTCGAGCGGCGCGCGGAGGCGTCGGCCGCGGTCGACGCGCTGGCCGCACTGATCGCGTCGTCGGTGGACCTCGACGAGGTGTACGCGCTGGCCTCGTCCGCGGGGCCGCTGCCGGTGGAGGCGTGGTCGCCGTCCGAGGCACTGACCGGTTCGGCAGACGGCCGCACCGCGGATTCGGCGGACGGCCGCGCTGCGGGATCGGCGACCGGGGGAGCGCGGCCGGTGATCGCGGTCGCCGGTGGTGCCGCGTTCAGCTTCGGCTACGCCGAGACCACCGAACTCCTCGCCGCCGCCGGTGCCGACGTGGTCACCGTCGACCCCCTGCACGACGAAAAACTCCCCGAGGGTACGCGTGGGCTGGTCGTCGGCGGCGGATTCCCCGAGGTGTACGCGTCCCAGCTCTCCGCGAACGCCTCGCTGCGCAACGAGGTGTCCCGGCTCGCCTTCACCGGCGCGCCGGTCGTCGCCGAGTGCGCCGGGCTGCTCTGGCTGGGCCGCACGCTCGACGACGCTCCCATGTGCGGGGTCCTGGACATCGAGGCCGCGATGACGCCGACGCTCACGCTCGGTTACCGGGACGCGGTCGCGCTCGCGGACAGCGTCATCGCCCCGGCGGGCACCCGGGTCTCCGGGCACGAGTTCCACCGCACCATGGTGAGCCCGCGCTCCGGCCTGCTGCTCGCCCCGCGCGCGGACGCGGCCTGGGCTTGGCGCGGCGCCGAGCCGGAGGGTTTCGTCACCGAGAACGTGCACGCCTCCTACCTGCACCTGCACTGGGCCGGCCAGCCGGAGATCGCCTCCCGCCTGGTCACCGCCGCGACCGCGGTGGCGTGA
- a CDS encoding NAD-dependent epimerase/dehydratase family protein, with amino-acid sequence MRILVTGATGNVGTAVLRRLRAERDVEIIGVARRVPPLGAGAPYDGVRWHGADLGDPAVVEPLAGWLDGVDAVIHLAWQIQPSHDREQLRRTNVGGTRHVLEAVRRAGVPVLAHASSVGVYGEGPKDHTVDESHPATGIPTSSYSQDKVAAEALLRAADGPRIVMLRPGLIFQHDAGAGIARLFLGPLLPVSLLRFRRVPVIPDHPRLRVQAVHADDVADAYLRAIRADVSGAFNIVADPVLEPAGLAHRFRGRTVPVPIGVLRGLAAATWRARLQPTDAGWLDLAVGVPLLDAGRAATELGWEPRHDAWAALDELIQGMSHHAGTNSAALRSTTISDLLPGHRNPA; translated from the coding sequence ATGCGGATTCTTGTCACCGGGGCGACCGGGAACGTGGGGACGGCGGTGCTGCGGCGGCTGCGCGCGGAGCGGGACGTCGAGATCATCGGGGTGGCCCGCCGGGTGCCGCCGCTCGGCGCGGGCGCGCCCTATGACGGCGTGCGGTGGCACGGCGCGGACCTCGGCGATCCGGCGGTGGTGGAGCCGCTGGCCGGGTGGCTGGACGGCGTGGACGCGGTGATCCACCTGGCCTGGCAGATCCAGCCGAGCCACGATCGGGAGCAGCTGCGGCGCACGAACGTCGGCGGGACCCGGCACGTGCTGGAGGCGGTCCGGCGCGCGGGCGTGCCGGTGCTGGCGCACGCGTCGTCGGTCGGCGTCTACGGCGAAGGGCCGAAGGATCACACGGTCGACGAGTCGCACCCGGCGACCGGCATCCCGACGTCGTCCTACAGCCAGGACAAGGTGGCGGCGGAGGCGCTGCTGCGCGCGGCGGACGGGCCGCGGATCGTGATGCTCCGCCCCGGGCTGATCTTCCAGCACGACGCGGGCGCCGGGATCGCGCGGCTGTTCCTCGGGCCGCTGCTGCCGGTGTCGCTGCTGCGCTTCCGGCGCGTGCCGGTGATCCCGGACCACCCGCGGCTGCGCGTGCAGGCGGTGCACGCGGACGACGTCGCGGACGCGTACCTGCGGGCGATTCGGGCGGACGTGTCCGGCGCGTTCAACATCGTGGCCGATCCGGTCCTGGAGCCGGCCGGGCTGGCGCATCGCTTCCGCGGGCGTACCGTGCCGGTGCCGATCGGGGTGCTGCGCGGGCTGGCCGCGGCCACCTGGCGGGCGCGGCTGCAGCCGACCGACGCGGGCTGGCTGGACCTGGCCGTCGGCGTGCCACTGCTGGACGCCGGGCGGGCCGCGACCGAGCTGGGCTGGGAGCCGCGCCACGACGCCTGGGCCGCCCTCGACGAGCTGATCCAGGGCATGTCACACCACGCGGGTACGAACAGTGCCGCGCTCCGGTCGACCACGATCAGCGACCTGCTGCCCGGCCACCGGAACCCGGCCTGA
- a CDS encoding carboxymuconolactone decarboxylase family protein — translation MYFPAHTVASAPDPARRGLLAIEKHFGHLPDAAARMATSPQLLEGFQRLNGLFAATSLPPLARETVIMTVAVRNGCHVCVALHTQRLHELGADGGLIAALRTETPIHDPTLAAVRAFALAVLAHSGDVPAKDLDAFEAAGWSARAALEVVLGIGTYTLSTFANRLTGATIDPELAVHA, via the coding sequence GTGTACTTCCCCGCACACACCGTCGCATCCGCGCCGGATCCCGCCCGCCGCGGCCTGCTCGCGATCGAGAAGCACTTCGGCCACCTGCCGGACGCGGCCGCCCGGATGGCCACGTCGCCGCAGCTCCTGGAGGGTTTCCAGCGCCTGAACGGGCTCTTCGCCGCCACCTCGCTGCCGCCGCTCGCCCGGGAGACCGTGATCATGACGGTCGCGGTCCGCAACGGCTGCCACGTCTGCGTCGCGCTGCACACCCAGCGACTCCACGAGCTCGGCGCCGACGGCGGCCTCATCGCGGCGCTGCGCACCGAAACCCCGATACACGATCCAACCCTCGCGGCGGTACGGGCGTTCGCGCTGGCCGTGCTCGCGCACTCCGGCGACGTACCCGCGAAGGATCTTGATGCCTTCGAGGCTGCCGGATGGAGTGCCCGGGCCGCGCTGGAGGTGGTGCTCGGGATCGGCACCTACACGCTGTCGACGTTCGCGAACAGGTTGACCGGCGCCACCATCGATCCGGAACTGGCCGTCCATGCGTAA
- a CDS encoding SMI1/KNR4 family protein — MIDPRALAEAGLAIFENRLILDARPPVTDDELTEVAARCGGPVPAGLAALWRTSFGGGLDYDLTVTLGAAEQALSLRELFYPGSDGYHDLWGWIEEDGPPGYLPFGGFEYLERVYAHLPTGEIYAWQQGLPPGWELAEGDRAGAIAADVPALFAQLTLEQDPWETDDPDHGIDLRDVLDELPPALRDPLRGLVRSAVLDWHGALDAGTIAGSPRLRRLALDRGATDVAVLSRLAAQGCDLGEPARGGMTALDIALAGSAHDAARWLLGRDVPVTHALRFGASGIDADLAAELLRRGARADSHALSAVVENPDPEVITLIGRAAGPISASLALRVRMLIAQAEIAAERGDTGAQRRAEALRVLAGRE; from the coding sequence GTGATCGACCCCCGCGCGCTCGCCGAGGCCGGTCTCGCGATCTTCGAGAACCGGCTGATCCTGGACGCCCGGCCGCCGGTCACCGACGACGAGCTGACCGAGGTCGCGGCGCGCTGCGGCGGGCCGGTGCCAGCCGGGCTGGCGGCGCTGTGGCGCACGTCGTTCGGCGGCGGCCTCGACTACGACCTGACCGTGACGCTCGGCGCGGCGGAGCAGGCGCTGTCGCTGCGGGAGCTGTTCTACCCGGGCAGCGACGGCTACCACGACCTGTGGGGCTGGATCGAGGAGGACGGCCCGCCCGGCTACCTGCCGTTCGGCGGCTTCGAATACCTGGAGCGGGTGTACGCGCACCTGCCGACCGGCGAGATCTACGCCTGGCAGCAGGGGTTGCCACCGGGGTGGGAACTGGCCGAGGGCGACCGCGCGGGCGCGATCGCGGCGGACGTGCCGGCGCTGTTCGCACAGCTCACACTGGAGCAGGACCCGTGGGAGACGGACGATCCGGACCACGGCATCGACCTCCGCGACGTGCTCGACGAGCTGCCGCCGGCACTGCGCGACCCGCTCCGCGGCCTCGTGCGGTCCGCGGTGCTGGACTGGCACGGCGCGCTCGACGCCGGCACGATCGCGGGCTCGCCCCGGCTGCGGCGGCTCGCGCTCGACCGGGGCGCCACGGACGTCGCCGTGCTGTCCCGGCTCGCCGCGCAGGGCTGCGACCTCGGCGAGCCGGCGCGAGGCGGGATGACCGCGCTGGACATCGCGCTGGCCGGTTCCGCGCACGACGCCGCGCGCTGGCTGCTCGGCCGGGACGTGCCGGTCACGCACGCACTGCGCTTCGGCGCCTCCGGCATCGACGCGGACCTGGCGGCGGAGCTGCTGCGCCGCGGCGCCCGGGCGGACTCACACGCGCTGTCGGCCGTCGTGGAGAACCCCGACCCGGAGGTCATCACGCTGATCGGCCGGGCCGCCGGGCCGATCTCCGCCAGCCTCGCGCTCCGCGTGCGGATGCTGATCGCCCAGGCCGAGATCGCGGCCGAGCGCGGCGACACGGGCGCCCAGCGGCGGGCCGAGGCGCTGCGGGTGCTGGCCGGACGCGAGTAG
- the mptB gene encoding polyprenol phosphomannose-dependent alpha 1,6 mannosyltransferase MptB, translating into MSTPDSARFPHLRNLPRFPGAATPRSRAEQRGDAAAAGVLGFVSALALAGGAWWAGALPAGHRTGSAGPYTAGLVVCLLGLAGLITAWLLIARRPPARGLLLTGVLWQLPFLFAPPIGSRDVYSYACQGWVFARSLDPYAVSPRAADCPWLPGVATLWQDATTPYGAFALLLSGAAATGGSWPVALVVLRLCAVAGLALAAFGVHRLARTFGLDPRRAVWLALPAPLIAIHATSGAHHDALLAGLVLAALALCVDRVPGGRPVVAALVAGVALGLAAAIKITAIAALPFALILAARAGLRRTLPVVAGLFGSFALAGLVSGLGLGWVAALTESTGPKQWTSVPTGVGMAAAYVLRPLGLAAHEDTVLAAARLAGLLALAVVTLVCLRTAWQRRADPRAVVLRAGIVLLALVLFGPVAYPWYFLTPIPVLAAALTRPRHLRWLAFGATFAALLVLPDGLGIPSQTKAVGAFADLLLVVAGAAIAVRRSRRRPSGR; encoded by the coding sequence ATGAGCACGCCGGACTCCGCCCGCTTCCCTCACCTGCGTAATCTGCCGCGGTTCCCAGGCGCCGCGACGCCACGGAGCCGCGCCGAACAGCGCGGCGACGCGGCAGCGGCGGGGGTGCTCGGGTTCGTCTCCGCGCTGGCGCTGGCCGGTGGGGCCTGGTGGGCCGGTGCGCTGCCCGCCGGTCACCGCACCGGATCGGCCGGTCCGTACACGGCCGGTCTGGTGGTCTGCCTGCTCGGCCTGGCCGGTCTGATCACTGCCTGGCTGCTGATCGCCCGCCGGCCCCCGGCCCGCGGCCTGCTGCTCACCGGTGTGCTGTGGCAGCTGCCGTTCCTGTTCGCGCCGCCGATCGGCTCCCGGGACGTCTACTCCTACGCCTGCCAGGGCTGGGTCTTCGCCCGGTCCCTGGACCCCTACGCGGTCTCGCCGCGCGCCGCGGACTGCCCGTGGCTGCCCGGCGTGGCCACGCTCTGGCAGGACGCGACGACGCCCTACGGTGCGTTCGCGCTGCTGCTCTCCGGAGCCGCTGCCACCGGCGGTTCGTGGCCGGTCGCGCTGGTCGTGCTGCGCCTGTGCGCGGTGGCCGGCCTGGCGCTGGCCGCGTTCGGCGTCCACCGGCTCGCGCGCACCTTCGGCCTCGACCCGCGCCGCGCGGTCTGGCTCGCGCTCCCGGCCCCGCTGATCGCCATCCACGCCACCAGCGGCGCCCACCATGACGCCCTCCTGGCCGGCCTGGTCCTGGCCGCGCTGGCCCTCTGCGTCGACCGCGTGCCGGGTGGCCGGCCCGTCGTGGCCGCGCTCGTCGCCGGTGTCGCGCTCGGCCTGGCCGCGGCTATCAAGATCACTGCGATCGCCGCGCTGCCGTTCGCCCTGATCCTCGCCGCGCGTGCCGGGCTCCGTCGTACCCTCCCGGTCGTAGCCGGTCTGTTCGGCTCTTTCGCCCTGGCCGGCCTGGTCTCCGGGCTGGGCCTCGGCTGGGTCGCCGCCCTCACCGAGTCGACCGGCCCGAAGCAGTGGACCTCGGTCCCAACCGGCGTCGGCATGGCCGCCGCCTATGTGCTGCGCCCGCTCGGCCTCGCCGCCCACGAGGACACCGTGCTCGCCGCCGCCCGCCTCGCCGGCCTCCTCGCGCTCGCCGTCGTCACGCTCGTCTGCCTGCGGACCGCCTGGCAGCGCCGCGCTGACCCGCGCGCCGTCGTGCTCCGCGCCGGCATCGTCCTGCTGGCGCTCGTCCTGTTCGGCCCGGTCGCCTACCCCTGGTACTTCCTGACCCCGATCCCGGTCCTCGCCGCCGCCCTGACCCGTCCGCGCCACCTGCGATGGCTGGCGTTCGGCGCCACCTTCGCCGCGCTGCTGGTCCTGCCGGACGGACTCGGCATCCCGTCCCAGACCAAGGCGGTCGGCGCGTTCGCGGATCTGCTGCTGGTCGTCGCGGGCGCCGCCATCGCGGTCCGCCGCTCGCGACGACGGCCGAGCGGCCGCTGA
- a CDS encoding substrate-binding domain-containing protein has translation MRTVWATLRDTLVRETPFARGGTGALDRSYEEIPDDLSEVPAFKERSSHGGRGPLPQARGVAGPQAARPPPAGHRDRRQPDRRLPASAGALVAELQAYRAAGGRVALISQEGLPFPTVPVDDYGGARALARTLADLSLRRFAVVHSGDRIRTSADRRHGFTDGLLSAGLAPPALVETDFSRAGGRRAGALIPPDTDAVFAVNDIMAVGSMTGLRAAGRSPSHDIAVAGFDDVEEARYATPPLTTAA, from the coding sequence GTGCGGACCGTCTGGGCCACTCTGCGGGACACACTCGTGCGGGAGACGCCGTTCGCACGCGGCGGCACCGGCGCACTGGACAGGTCGTACGAGGAGATCCCGGACGACCTGTCCGAGGTGCCCGCGTTCAAGGAGCGGAGCAGCCATGGCGGTCGCGGACCGCTCCCCCAGGCTCGAGGTGTCGCTGGTCCACAAGCTGCGCGGCCACCGCCCGCAGGTCATCGTGATCGCCGGCAGCCGGATCGACGACTTCCCGCCTCCGCCGGCGCGCTGGTCGCGGAGCTGCAGGCCTATCGGGCCGCCGGCGGCCGGGTCGCGCTGATCAGCCAGGAGGGCCTGCCGTTCCCGACCGTGCCGGTGGACGACTACGGCGGGGCGCGGGCGCTCGCTCGTACCCTCGCGGATCTGAGTCTCCGGCGGTTCGCCGTGGTCCACTCCGGCGACCGGATCCGCACGTCCGCCGACCGCCGGCACGGCTTCACCGATGGCCTGCTCTCGGCCGGTCTCGCACCGCCCGCGCTGGTCGAGACCGACTTCTCCCGGGCCGGTGGACGGCGTGCCGGCGCGCTGATCCCGCCGGACACCGACGCGGTATTCGCGGTCAACGACATCATGGCCGTCGGCTCGATGACCGGCCTGCGCGCGGCCGGCCGCTCGCCCAGCCACGACATCGCCGTGGCCGGCTTCGACGACGTCGAGGAGGCCCGCTACGCCACTCCGCCGCTCACCACCGCTGCGTGA
- a CDS encoding type II toxin-antitoxin system PemK/MazF family toxin → MRLAPGQVWYADLDPAEGREQARTRPVLIVSSDLHLRLTAEALATVIPLTTRERPGWRQRVRIGSGAQECWAITEQIRTLSTARLLNPHPAWIVSEPEFRDVMYAVSRMIA, encoded by the coding sequence GTGAGGCTGGCGCCCGGCCAGGTGTGGTATGCCGACCTCGACCCGGCCGAGGGCCGCGAACAGGCGCGCACCCGCCCGGTGTTGATCGTCTCCAGCGACCTGCACCTGAGGCTGACGGCCGAAGCGCTGGCTACCGTGATCCCGCTGACGACTCGTGAGCGGCCCGGCTGGCGGCAGCGGGTGCGGATCGGCTCCGGCGCTCAGGAGTGCTGGGCGATCACCGAGCAGATCCGCACCCTCTCCACAGCGCGCCTGCTCAACCCGCACCCGGCATGGATCGTGTCGGAGCCGGAGTTCCGGGACGTGATGTACGCGGTGTCGCGGATGATCGCCTGA